A portion of the Candidatus Zixiibacteriota bacterium genome contains these proteins:
- a CDS encoding ABC transporter permease, with protein MRKIRFMAIKEIRHILRDPRSLIIAIIMPIMMTFLYGYAINLDIKNIKLAIIDYDRTAESRDLAARFYNSGYFLPPDNAVDPSDPERVLKTGSAAAIITIEPGMARALTDMTSYELGILIDGADANTALAVSSYASIVIRQFFMNQLPEGMEFPGIIISPQIYYNPDLKSSHFFVPGLIAVILMMISALLTSITIAREKETGTMEQLLIAPVTPVQIITGKVLPYIGLALLDGILVLLFAVFYFGTPFSGSIILLLAMGLIYIIAALSIGILISTLVKTQQLAMMISMVITMLPSVMLSGFIFEIKNMPVALRVITHIIPARYFVEVIRGIMLRGSSLGVLMIQAVPLVIIAAILIGVAARTFKLKIN; from the coding sequence ATGAGAAAAATTAGGTTCATGGCGATCAAGGAAATAAGACATATTTTACGTGATCCGCGCTCATTGATAATTGCCATCATTATGCCGATTATGATGACCTTCCTGTATGGTTATGCAATCAACCTGGATATCAAGAATATCAAACTGGCGATAATCGATTATGACCGGACGGCAGAATCCCGCGATCTGGCCGCCCGATTTTACAACTCCGGCTATTTTCTGCCTCCTGATAACGCCGTTGACCCGTCCGACCCGGAACGGGTCTTGAAAACCGGAAGTGCGGCGGCCATTATAACCATTGAGCCGGGTATGGCCAGGGCCCTGACCGATATGACATCTTATGAATTGGGAATCCTTATAGATGGGGCCGATGCCAACACGGCCCTGGCCGTCTCGAGTTACGCCAGTATTGTTATTCGGCAGTTTTTCATGAATCAGTTACCAGAGGGAATGGAATTCCCGGGGATAATCATATCACCCCAGATTTATTACAATCCCGATCTGAAATCATCGCACTTTTTTGTACCCGGACTGATTGCGGTTATCCTGATGATGATTTCTGCCCTCCTGACATCGATCACCATCGCCCGGGAAAAAGAAACGGGGACAATGGAACAGCTTCTCATAGCACCGGTAACCCCGGTTCAGATAATCACCGGCAAGGTCCTTCCCTATATCGGATTGGCCTTGCTTGATGGAATTCTGGTCTTGCTGTTTGCGGTTTTTTATTTCGGGACACCTTTTTCCGGATCGATTATTCTCCTGCTCGCAATGGGATTGATTTATATCATCGCGGCCCTGTCAATCGGAATATTGATCTCGACTCTGGTTAAAACCCAGCAACTGGCTATGATGATTTCTATGGTGATTACCATGCTGCCATCGGTGATGCTGTCCGGTTTTATTTTCGAGATAAAAAACATGCCGGTGGCCCTGAGAGTTATAACGCATATTATCCCGGCCCGATATTTTGTAGAGGTAATCCGGGGAATCATGCTACGCGGATCATCGCTGGGAGTGCTAATGATTCAGGCTGTTCCGCTGGTTATAATCGCGGCCATTCTTATCGGTGTAGCCGCCAGAACTT